From Camelina sativa cultivar DH55 chromosome 5, Cs, whole genome shotgun sequence:
TATGTGTTGTAACTTATTGCAAGTTACCTTTTTACTTATTAAACCCCAACCAACTTCTCACTATTTCCATTATaaatctctctcattctctaaTTATCTTCTATACTCATTCTCTTAGCTAATCCCTTCTTTTCTATACTCATTCTCTTAGCTAATCCCTTCTATTCCATACTCATTCTCTTAGCTAATTCCTTCTACTATATACTCATTCTCTAAGTATTTTCATATGGATTCTACGAATCCATATTatcagtcttcttcttacttaaaCTTGCTTAACAGTCAAGAATCCGTTGGTAGAGATGAAAACTTTCGTTTTGAAAGTTATCAACCTTCTGGACAGAACAGCTCACAAATGCCTGCTTTCAGCTCCCAACCTTCTGAGGCGCCACCTCTTTCTCAAGATACACGAGTGGAGCGCAAGGAGAGAAATACATGGGCACCTGCTGATGATGAAGTACTGATCTCTGCATGGTTCAACACTTCAAAGGATCCCATTGTGTCTAATCAACAAAAGGGAGGAAGCTTCTGGACGAGGATTAGCCGGTACTATGCTGACACTCCTCATGCTAGAAATAGTGGGGAACAGATGCTGGTGACACATTGCAAGCAGCGTTGGCACAAGATAAATGACCAAACTAACAAGTTTTGTGCGGCAATGGCTACTGCAGAGAGACTGAACAGTTCTGGGCATTCGGAAATTGATATCCTAAAGAATGCACATGAAATCTACTTCACTGAGCATAACAAGAGGTTCAACCTTGAACATTGTTGGTGTCTGTTAAAGAATGAGCAGAAATGGCTAAGCCTTAATGCTATTAACACGCCTCCATCTCAGCctgcaacaaagagaaaacCAGCTGCCGAAGGTTCACAATCATCAAGCTGCAATGTTGAGAACTGTGAGGATAGGCCAGAAGGGGTCAAAGCTGCAAAGGTGAAAAGAAACAATTCTCAGTCCACAAACACGAAGAGTCTTGCTGAGTATAAGAGCATGTGGGATGTCAAGAAAGAGGAATTGGCTGAGAAGGAGAAACTACAAAAGCTGGTCATCCTAGACACTCTCTTAGCCAAAAAAGAACCCTTGAATGCGAGTGAAGAAATTATTATGAACAAGATAGTGTCTCAGTATTTCTGAGAAACTAgatatgtgtttgttgtttgtactTCTTGCTAAAGTTTCTATGCATTTGTATGTcctgtttgatttgtatttcgTGTTTTAGTTACTTGGCTTTTGTATTCTATGTTTTAAAGTGATGTTTGCACAAGTTTACTTGACTTTTGTATGATATAAGTTTATGCGTAATAACTTGGTTTGTATGATATAAGTTTATGCGTAATAACATGGCTTTTGTATGATATAAGTTTATGCGTAAGTAGTAATGAAAGTATTAACCAAAGTATTAAGTCAATTAATTACAttgcttgtttcttttatcttcaGGGTTCTTGAGAAATGGGCCAAGACTATAGCTACTCTCAGCCTGAATCATCATATGAGTATGGTAGGTACTCAGAGGATACCGCGGATCGAGAAATAGAGGCTTTGATTCTACAGGATCAAGCAGAGAGTGCGTTGAGGTTCACGGTTGAGTCGAGTCAATACCCACCTCAACCCGAGGTGGAGCATGGATTCCCCAAAGTTTGTTACTGTGGAGCTCATCCTATTTTGTCCAACAGCTACAACAGAAGGTATGATTTCATATATGAGTTTACTTGGCTTTTGTATGATCCAAGTTTATGCGTAATAACTTGGTTTGTTCATTGTTCACGCGTATTCTGGTTGACATTTTGTAGGTTCTTCACATGCCCAaatgttgatgatggagagatgCATATTCATAAGTGGTGGGATGTCGCTGTaatggaggagatgagagatgCGGATAGAAGATATGAAGTGATGTCGCAGAAGGTAGATTATTTAACATTATTCAATGACTATGAATCAGATATCAATCATGTTAGGGATCAGAGTTATGCCACAGAACAGAAGCTGGTAATGTTGGAAAATGCTTTCTCTGAGCTACGTAAAGAGAATAGGTTTAGAAATGTAATTGATGTCCTGGTTGTTGGTGTAATGGCTATTGTTTTATGTCTGTTTGGTATATTGTTCATGTAATAACTCGGATGTGTAAGAGTTGTATAACTCACGGATGTGTAAGAGTTGTATAACTCACAGACATGTAATAACTCACGGATTGTACTACTCGGATGTGTGTATATCAATCCTGTTTTGTAATGACTTGGGTTCTGATACTTGTAAAAGTTATATAACTCACGTGTTGTGATTGCTTGGCATTATGTACCTGTTAAACACGTAAAGGATGTACATTTCAATCACGGGATTGTTAGCTCAATCAGAGCAAAATGcaacaccaaacaaaaatgCAATCACGGGGTGCACATAGAAGATCAATTTGcctttcattatatatatgcgTTCAGATCAATTTGCCAAAAAACATTCACACTATCTCATTCTTTTCTCTTTAcaagctctctctttctcttaaaCACAAGTTTACTCTTtccaataattttttctttaatatggGATCATCTTCAAACCATTATCACTACCAAGGAGATGATGTTCATTATCACTACCAAGGAGATGATGGTGATAATTTTGATgcttatttagaaaatatttatgatgCTTCGCATATTATTCCGGAACCAAACCAGCCAAACGAGAGGATACTTATCGAGCGAAAccgggaagaaggccacaataatctttggaatgattatttcagtgacACTCCAACATTTCCAGAATATTTATTCCGGCGTCGGTTTCACATGCACAAGCCATTGTTCATGCGTATTATGGAACGTCTCTCTACCGAAATCGAATATTTCCGCCAAACCCAAGATGCTACCGGACGGGCTAGTCTAtcacctatacaaaaatgtactgcagcaattcgtcaATTGGCATATGGTACTTCGTCTGACAGTGTTGACGAGTATGTACGAATTGGTGCTTCAACAGCTCGGAAATGTTTGCACAAGTTTACTGCCGGCATCATCCAAGTGTTTGGAGATGAATACCTAAGACGTCCAACGCCGGAGGACCTAGAAAGACTACTCTATCAGAATGANNNNNNNNNNNNNNNNNNNNNNNNNNNNNNNNNNNNNNNNNNNNNNNNNNNNNNNNNNNNNNNNNNNNNNNNNNNNNNNNNNNNNNNNNNNNNNNNNNNNNNNNNNNNNNNNNNNNNNNNNNNNNNNNNNNNNNNNNNNNNNNNNNNNNNNNNNNNNNNNNNNNNNNNNNNNNNNNNNNNNNNNNNNNNNNNNNNNNNNNNNNNNNNNNNNNNNNNNNNNNNNNNNNNNNNNNNNNNNNNNNNNNNNNNNNNNNNNNNNNNNNNNNNNNNNNNNNNNNNNNNNNNNNNNNNNNNNNNNNNNNNNNNNNNNNNNNNNNNNNNNNNNNNNNNNNNNNNNNNNNNNNNNNNNNNNNNNNNNNNNNNNNNNNNNNNNNNNNNNNNNNNNNNNNNNNNNNNNNNNNNNNNNNNNNNNNNNNNNNNNNNNNNNNNNNNNNNNNNNNNNNNNNNNNNNNNNNNNNNNNNNNNNNNNNNNNNNNNNNNNNNNNNNNNNNNNNNNNNNNNNNNNNNNNNNNNNNNNNNNNNNNNNNNNNNNNNNNNNNNNNNNNNNNNNNNNNNNNNNNNNNNNNNNNNNNNNNNNNNNNNNNNNNNNNNNNNNNNNNNNNNNNNNNNNNNNNNNNNNNNNNNNNNNNNNNNNNNNNNNNNNNNNNNNNNNNNNNNNNNNNNNNNNNNNNNNNNNNNNNNNNNNNNNNNNNNNNNNNNNNNNNNNNNNNNNNNNNNNNNNNNNNNNNNNNNNNNNNNNNNNNNNNNNNNNNNNNNNNNNNNNNNNNNNNNNNNNNNNNNNNNNNNNNNNNNNNNNNNNNNNNNNNNNNNNNNNNNNNNNNNNNNNNNNNNNNNNNNNNNNNNNNNNNNNNNNNNNNNNNNNNNNNNNNNNNNNNNNNNNNNNNNNNNNNNNNNNNNNNNNNNNNNNNNNNNNNNNNNNNNNNNNNNNNNNNNNNNNNNNNNNNNNNNNNNNNNNNNNNNNNNNNNNNNNNNNNNNNNNNNNNNNNNNNNNNNNNNNNNNNNNNNNNNNNNNNNNNNNNNNNNNNNNNNNNNNNNNNNNNNNNNNNNNNNNNNNNNNNNNNNNNNNNNNNNNNNNNNNNNNNNNNNNNNNNNNNNNNNNNNNNNNNNNNNNNNNNNNNNNNNNNNNNNNNNNNNNNNNNNNNNNNNNNNNNNNNNNNNNNNNNNNNNNNNNNNNNNNNNNNNNNNNNNNNNNNNNNNNNNNNNNNNNNNNNNNNNNNNNNNNNNNNNNNNNNNNNNNNNNNNNNNNNNNNNNNNNNNNNNNNNNNNNNNNNNNNNNNNNNNNNNNNNNNNNNNNNNNNNNNNNNNNNNNNNNNNNNNNNNNNNNNNNNNNNNNNNNNNNNNNNNNNNNNNNNNNNNNNNNNNNNNNNNNNNNNNNNNNNNNNNNNNNNNNNNNNNNNNNNNNNNNNNNNNNNNNNNNNNNNNNNNNNNNNNNNNNNNNNNNNNNNNNNNNNNNNNNNNNNNNNNNNNNNNNNNNNNNNNNNNNNNNNNNNNNNNNNNNNNNNNNNNNNNNNNNNNNNNNNNNNNNNNNNNNNNNNNNNNNNNNNNNNNNNNNNNNNNNNNNNNNNNNNNNNNNNNNNNNNNNNNNNNNNNNNNNNNNNNNNNNNNNNNNNNNNNNNNNNNNNNNNNNNNNNNNNNNNNNNNNNNNNNNNNNNNNNNNNNNNNNNNNNNNNNNNNNNNNNNNNNNNNNNNNNNNNNNNNNNNNNNNNNNNNNNNNNNNTTATGGGATAAATACAAAATGGCAAATGTTATAAgatcatgcataatactccataatatgattgtcgaagatgaacgccATGCATACAGTTAccgaaacattgtttctgaatttcaacaaggagaacatgtggatcaaacatataccgtTAGTGCCGCCGGTGTGGGTTCAAATATCAGCACTACGATTACTCGTTAAACAAGACTTCGGGATAAACAAGCCCATGACCAACTAAAAcaggatttgattgagcatatttggactaaaTTTTGACATCTTCaagataatgaagattaattttaaaatttctatgacttgaataaaatgtttgttttcctttttatgttttatgttttatgttttatgttttctgtatttgtttttttaagttaaataaaatttctaaattttgaaaatattattaatttaatcgGGGGACCAAATACAAGTatacaccaatgctcataccaaaaataagaaactctcaaaataatattattatacttgGGGGACCAAAACCAAGTATacaccaatgcccatgctcttAGGAATGGTAGAATCCCTCCTCCGTATCACCGAGTTAGGGTAACGGAGAAAAAGAAGACGAGATACTCAGCATGATTGTTCATGATTCCAAAAGCAGGTTATACCATAGATTCACCAAAAGAACTTATTGACGAGAAGCATCCACGAGTCTTCAGACCCTTTGATTACATCGACTTGATGAGCTTCTATCACACGGAAGCTGGTCGTAGAGCTCACTCTACTCCTTCATGCTTTTTGTGCATAAAATCTGTAGTCGTGccttttattaacaaaaagtaaatttatCTTTGctataaatattctaaaatcatccaaagtttaataacaaaatctcatagaatcacattcattttcttgttttttaaatagaaaaactttaaaaaaataatcaaatctcctaaaaactcaatcaaatctttcaaaattctaaaatattaaaatcctaccaaatacAAGTTCAATACTCCCCTCTAGAGAATTTCTTAGTTAAGTCTAAATATAATGGTTTCaaatgagatttggattttttctacaatataataaaatcataacaattttaaaaacatagtATTGAATCCATTAAtatttgtgtcttttgaatATTGAAAAGGCTCTGCCCTAGACTGCAACCAGAGCCGGCCCAAAGGCCAAGCTCATAAAGCATGAGCTTGTGACCTTATTTTATGCGGTGTATTTTATATACAACATTTGGtcttgttttccaaaaaatgTGTTTAGTCTAGTGGCATTTGTTTATGTTAGTGGGAATGAGTGCCCTTTTATTATTAGCAAAACAGCCCTTTTATTAGCAAAACAacccttttattttaatttgattatggCTTTTATTAACTTAGAGACGGCTCTGACTGCAACAAACTTCAGATCATGACTATGAAACTGTATCCTTACAGATTGAGAACTGATGTGGGGTAAACAAGCACATGGCTGAGGTTAGTAGATGAATGATTTGCCgcaggaatatatatatttataatgatgtAACACAAAAACTAGATACTATGATTCTTGAAAACTCTGCTTAActagttaagttttttttttttttttttaatgtaatgttaaattatattcaaaaggaTAAAAACGTTGGTACAAATAGTGCATCGTGTGATTGAATGTTTAGCCTAACAAACTATATAAATGGAGCATAAAAGAAACTGAAagttaaagaaaacaagatcagCTTCTAGAACTCAGCCATAGTAGTAATTAGTAAACCGTCATCATAACGTCGATCACCCATCGTAGTAACTGGTTTCGAATTTGTTTATCAAGCCGTCATACTAGTTGCTCTGCATTTAGCGGAGGTTCGCCATGCCTACGACCATTTCGTTCCCGCCATATCGAGTGAACCGCAAGTTAAAGAATATACCGAGAGAGGAAACCATGTTGGCGGTCCTGTTGAATTCCTGAAGTTAAATTAAGTATCGTTTGCCAAGTCGTGGAATAGTTACCCTTGAACACCCCCTTGGCCAGAGCTGCCCAAACTTTAGAAGAGTAGCTGCAGGAAAAAAAGAGGGGTGATCTCTAGTTTCTAAGCAGTTCAGACACAGAACACAGTTGCCAGAGTCTCCTCTGGTCCAGCGGCTCATTCTCTCGCTAGTGGATAATCGATTTTGGATCGCTAACCAGAGGCAAAAGGCATACTTAGGGGTCGCATGCTTGTACCATATGCTATGGTGCCACGGGACGATGGGAGAAGGAGGACGTATATGGTTCCAAGTA
This genomic window contains:
- the LOC104789030 gene encoding glutathione S-transferase T3-like, coding for MDSTNPYYQSSSYLNLLNSQESVGRDENFRFESYQPSGQNSSQMPAFSSQPSEAPPLSQDTRVERKERNTWAPADDEVLISAWFNTSKDPIVSNQQKGGSFWTRISRYYADTPHARNSGEQMLVTHCKQRWHKINDQTNKFCAAMATAERLNSSGHSEIDILKNAHEIYFTEHNKRFNLEHCWCLLKNEQKWLSLNAINTPPSQPATKRKPAAEGSQSSSCNVENCEDRPEGVKAAKVKRNNSQSTNTKSLAEYKSMWDVKKEELAEKEKLQKLVILDTLLAKKEPLNASEEIIMNKIVSQYF